Proteins encoded in a region of the Schistocerca serialis cubense isolate TAMUIC-IGC-003099 chromosome 6, iqSchSeri2.2, whole genome shotgun sequence genome:
- the LOC126484961 gene encoding uncharacterized protein LOC126484961, producing MVCTISVVVACLVAAAVAAPDLSYLPPAAGGGGGGGAGGGYGRGGPGGGGGGGGDEGPSEPANYEFSYEVQDAAAGLDFGHKESRQGHVANGMYHVQLPDGRQQRVDYVADEQGYRPNVKYEGTATFGGPGGGGGGGGGGRGGFGGAGGAGGAGGPGGAGGYNYGAPAPGSGGIAANGGYQY from the exons ATG GTGTGTACAATCTCCGTGGTGGTGGCGTGCCTGGTGGCGGCGGCGGTCGCTGCCCCCGATCTGTCCTACCTGCCACCGGCTGCTGGgggcggcggtggaggcggcgcGGGGGGCGGCTACGGACGTGGTGgacccggcggcggcggcggtggtggtggcgaTGAGGGCCCATCG GAGCCGGCGAACTACGAGTTCTCGTACGAAGTACAGGACGCGGCCGCAGGACTCGACTTCGGGCACAAGGAGTCCCGCCAGGGCCACGTCGCCAACGGCATGTACCACGTGCAGCTGCCCGACGGCCGCCAGCAGCGCGTAGACTACGTGGCCGACGAGCAGGGTTACCGGCCCAACGTCAAGTACGAGGGCACCGCCACCTTCGGCGGccccggaggcggcggcggcggcggcggcggcggccgcggaggCTTCGGAGGCGCTGGAGGCGCTGGAGGCGCTGGAGGCCCTGGAGGCGCTGGAGGCTACAACTACGGCGCGCCGGCACCCGGCAGCGGAGGCATCGCCGCCAACGGAGGCTACCAGTACTAG